The region GGTGCCACCATGGCGTCATGGACCTCACTCCGTATGTCGACAACCTCCGCCGCGAACTCGCGGTGGCCGCCGAGGCCGGCGGCGACGAAGCCCGCGAGCTGGCCGCGAGGCTCACCGCTCCCCTGGAGTCGGCGACCCGGCTGACCATGCTCAACGTGCTCTCCGCCGCGATGGACGAGATCACCCGTGAACTCGCCCCGGGCTCGGTCGACGTACGGCTGCGCGGACTGGACCCCGACTTCGTGGTGACGCTGCCGCCCGCCGACCGCGGCGCCCCCGCGGAGCCGACCGCGCCCCTCGAGCCGCTCAAGACCCCGGCCCCGGCCGACGGCGACGAGAGCGGCACCGCCCGCGTCAACCTGCGCCTGCCGGCCCCCCTCAAGGCCCGCGCCGAGGAGGCAGCGAGCCGCGAGGGCCTGTCGGTCAACGCGTGGCTGGTGCGCGCCGTGTCGGCCGCGGTCGACGGCGGCACGCGGCCGCGTACGACGGAGACGACCCGCACCAACGGACAGAGCTTCACGGGCTGGGTGCGCTAGCCGCGCCCACGGCCGCACCACTTCACTCACACCACGTCCCACCAGCGGGGACGTCCCAAGGACTCATGAGGACGGGACAGCCATGCCTTCTTTCGACACTCCCGAACCGATTTCGGTCACCGCCTACGTGTACGCCGGTTCCATCGGGTTCACCGCGGGCGACCGCCTCGACACCGTCGTCGAGGTGCGGCCACGCGACCCGAAGAAGGACCTGGACGTACGTACGGCCGACCAGACCGAGGTCACCTACGCGAGCGGCGTCCTGACGGTCACTACTCCCAAGGCCAACCTGCTCGGGCGCGGCGGCACCGTAGACGTGACGGTCGAACTGCCCGCGGGCTCGAACATCGACGTGACCGGCGCCGGGTCCCGTGTGCTCGGCGAGGGCCGGCTCGGCGAGGTCCGGGTGAAGACCTCGGCCGGCGACGTCCGCCTCGACACCACCGGCCCACTGCAACTGAAGGCGTCGCACGGCTCGGTCAGCGTGGAACGGGTCGAAGGCATGGCCGAGATCACCAGCAGCACC is a window of Streptomyces mirabilis DNA encoding:
- a CDS encoding toxin-antitoxin system HicB family antitoxin, with the protein product MDLTPYVDNLRRELAVAAEAGGDEARELAARLTAPLESATRLTMLNVLSAAMDEITRELAPGSVDVRLRGLDPDFVVTLPPADRGAPAEPTAPLEPLKTPAPADGDESGTARVNLRLPAPLKARAEEAASREGLSVNAWLVRAVSAAVDGGTRPRTTETTRTNGQSFTGWVR
- a CDS encoding DUF4097 family beta strand repeat-containing protein yields the protein MPSFDTPEPISVTAYVYAGSIGFTAGDRLDTVVEVRPRDPKKDLDVRTADQTEVTYASGVLTVTTPKANLLGRGGTVDVTVELPAGSNIDVTGAGSRVLGEGRLGEVRVKTSAGDVRLDTTGPLQLKASHGSVSVERVEGMAEITSSTGNVRVGLVDGPAVLKNSHGTTAVGIVTGELRVSGANGAIDIARAEASVTATTTNGGLRVAEVARGTVQLETANGPIEVGIREGTAAWLDVSSNRGQVHNALPASEAPAETEDTVKIRARTNWGNIDILRAKA